Genomic window (Candidatus Zixiibacteriota bacterium):
AAGCTTTCTTCCAGTCATAGATCACCTCGTCGAGGCTGGACTCGTCGAGATTGTCGATATTGCCCACAAGATCGCGCAACGCTATCTCGACATCCAGAGACCATGGTTTTACAGGCTTGTTGCTTTTAACTTCATAGTAGCTGGTTTCGGAATCCGGAATCTTCTCGAACTCTTCATCATCCGGAGTTACGAGATCGTCTTTGAGCTGATCCACCATACCATCCGCAGAAAACTGCTCGGACTCTAATCCGGTCTCTTCAAACTCACTTTCAGATTTTTTCAGCTTTTCGGTTTGGTTGTTTAACCTCTCCAATTCAGCTTTCTGTTCGATTTCCATTCCGGAATTCTGCTCCAGTTCAGCCTCTTTCTGGGCCCTGACCAGCAGTTCCTCGATCTCGTCATCATCGTCGTCGTCTTCCTCATCGAAATGAATATCCGACGTTTCATTCAGCTTTTGAGTATCATCAGGATCTTCCTCGATGACCTCCTGCTCGGCAGTCATCATCACCAGATCGACAGCATCTTCCGGGATATCATCCTGGGGGTCTATCTGATCGGAATCTTCGACAGGATCTGTACCGACCTGCTCGGTTATCTCTTTTGTGGAATGAGCCGGCTTGTCTGTATTCTCTTCCGCCAGGATTTCTTCCATTTTATCGATCGATTCTTTTTCCCGCACAGCAGAATCGGATTTATCCAGTTTAAAAGTCGGTCGCGAATCGATAATCCTCTGCTTGAGATCTGCATCCGCGGTTTCAGCTCTCTGTGGTTCTGGCTTTCTTTTTATTTCACCGGAAACCGCTGTTTCACTATGCTGTTTCGGTTGTACAGTTTCAGTTTTGCTGGTTTCTGACTTGACCACAGGTTTTGATTCAGTAACTGCTTTGCTTTGGAGAGCTTCTTTCGACGCTTCTGCCTGTTTGCGTGCAACAGTCTTTTCGGGTTGCATCTTATGGGAATGCTTCTCAGGGGAAGAATTGACCTGTTCCTGCTTGTTATCTTTTCTGGTTGCCTTCCCGGGTTCATCGTCAAACGCCTTCAGGGGCGCTTTCGGCTCGGAAGGTCCCCAGGGCTCATCTTCCGGAATCTCTGTCAACTGCGCGCCCTCGGGCAACATCTCCCTGTAAAAACGGGAGATCACATCCGGAATAGCGTCCTTGCCACTCCGTTTCGAGGAGGCTCTGGAAGGTCGGGCTGACGGCTTGTCAATTCGAGACTGCGACTTCGTCTGCTTTTTAGTCTCGCTCGCTTTCGCTTCTTCATCAGCAGTTTTTGCTTTGGAAGCAGGCTTTGTTTCAATCTCAGGCTCTTCATCCTGATGGCGCTCGCGATCGAAGTCACGATAAAGGCGTGCGATCAGATCAGGGATTTTTCTTTTGACACGGCATCTCTGAATATCGGTATTGAAATCATCCTCATCGAGGTCACCTTCGCCCAAAGTCTCCCTGGCAGGCTTGCCTTCATTTGAAGAAACGAAGACGGATTCTTGTTCGGGTTCACTATTTTGTTTACCAGCTTCAGTCTTTTGCTCAATTTCCTGGCTGTCTGTTAGGGATGTCGCTTTTTCTGTTTTCGTTTTTGAGACATCAGGCTGTACCAGATCAGTTTTTGCAGGAGTTTCTTCATGCTCGGAAGCTTCAACCTTCTCAGGGTTGAATGATTTTATCCGATTTTTCTCCATACGGGCCTGTCTCTCAGAATCGAGCAGTTTACTCGCAACTACTTTTTTCTCGACCGCTGGTTTGCCGGTTCTTGCATTAGTCAGGTTATCGTAAGTCTCCTGGTCGAGGCCATGATAATCTGTCGTCTCGCTAACTTCAATCCGGCTGGGTTGCCAGCTTTTAACTTCGTCGCTATGCTCATGTTTAATGCTCTTGCTCTGGCGAATCAGGACGGGTTGATCAGTCTCAGATTTATCAGCTTTAACAGGAGGCTGTTTCGATTTAACCTCAGCATCAGTTTGATCTGTTTTGGGCTCTTTAGTTTTGGGTTCTTTAGCCTCAGGCTTAGTTTCCAGCTCAGGCGCAGACTTATTTTCCGGCTCAGGGATGGATTCTTCTTCCGTTTCGGATTCGGTTTTCACCTCGGGATCGTCATCGGCCCTTATGATCCTGGCCGGTTCGGTTTTCACCTCGCTCGGTTTGACCAGCTTGAGGAGCCACTTGGCAATGGTTGAAACCGCGGACTCATCTTTTTCCGAGTCTTCAGTGTCTTCGCCCAGCTCCTTAGCGGCACTATCTTCTAACTCTTTTGTGAGCGACGCTTCAAGTTCAGAAGCAGTCAGTCCGGCCTTGTCCTCTGGCGCAACTGTCAACGACTGTGCTTCATCTTCCGCTTTGGCCAGTTCGACTGTCTCGGTTTCAGTCTCATCCTGAGTTCGGTCCTCTGTGGCAATCGGAGTGGCATTAGTTACAGTTTTTTCGGCTTCGGCCGCTGAGTCATTTCGGGCTTCCTCTCGATCATCCTGGTTTTGCGAAGTTTTATCAGCAGTCTTCTCTCCCAGGATCCTTTTGATTATCTCCTGCTCTTCACCGACAGAGCGACTTTCGGGTTGAGTATAGGAAGACACAAAGGTTTCGTTTTCAGGCTCAGCTTTGCTATCACCTGTTTTCTTTCGAATTTTCCTCGATGCCGGAATTACAGGTTCCTGCTTGGCGGCCGACAACGGCGCAAATTTCAGATTCTGCTGATTCTTATCTTCTTCACTGGTCTGAACAGTTGGCTTTTGGGCATAGGTTGTGGCAGATGTCGAATCTTCTGCCACGGTTTTCACGGACGGGTCGGTGACGAGTTTAAAATATTTGTTGTAACCCCGGGCGGTTGGTTTGCGCCTGGTTAACGCGGCACCGGATTGCATTGCCGACCTGGTCGCGATAAAGCTTTTTTCGGCTGTATGCCGATTCTTCTCTGACTGCTGCTTTTTTAACTCAGTAATGCTGTTGATCCCGCTTGACTGCGGGGTCGGTGTTTTCTTTTTTCCGCTCGACGTCGATCTTGGCGATGACCTGCTGACCGCCCCCTTTTTGGTTTTGGGTTCAGTTTGGGTTTTACGAGTGCGTTTCGTTTTGGCTTTCGCCTGCGCAGATTTTCTGCGGTTTTTGGTCGCAGATTTTCCGGATTTTTCCATGCTTTTAGTAGCCATGACTTAACCTCTCCTATTATCAGGCTGTTGGCGCGGCTAATCCGGTCTGCCATCTGCCGGAAATCATTGCGCCGACCTGTCCGCCTGATCTTCCTATGCCTTTAAGTCTATGCTCAACTGTTGATTATTTTTCTTGTCCGATTTTTTCTTTTTCTTCTTTTCCCTGCGTTTTTCTTTCTCTTTCTCACGATGGATGATGGCCTCGTCGGTCTTTGAAGACGCCTGTGTCTTGCGCTGTCGCTCAGCCGCCTGGTCTGACAGCGAAAGCGAAAACTGTCTCTGGGCGGCGTCCGGCGCGGACTTCTCGATCTGGTTGACCTTTTCAGCCGCGACAGTCTTTGACAAGTTATCCGATATGTCGATCGGACGGACCATCTTTTTCTCCTCGGTCTACGTCAGTGCGAACTTCTCGCGAACCATGCCGCGCAGTTTCATAACCGCCTTGGTATGAATCTGCGAAACACGAGATTCGGAGATCGTCATGACCTCACCGATTTCCTTCAAAGTTAACTCCTCGTAGTAGTACAAGGCGATGACCAGCTTCTCCTGCTCTGTCAAATTCGAAATCGCGATTGTCAGGTAAGCCCTGAGCTCATCTTTTTCGATCGCGTTCAGGATCGAATCCTTCGATTCAGCATGAATGGTTTCGACCCGGGGAATCTGGCGATTGTCCTCTTCCCGGAAGATCATCTCATCCAGTGACAACAGGACGGTTGAATTGGAATCATCCATGGCCTTATGCAGATCTGCCAGGCTGATTTTGAGTTCGGTGGCCAGCTCGGTATCATTGGGTGACCGTCCGAGTTGTGCCTCCAGTTTAACCATTGCCCGTTCAATTACTCGAGTACGCGCGCGAGTTGAACGAGGCACCCAGTCCAGCGATCTCAATTCATCCAGTATCGCCCCCCTGATTCTCGGGACAGCATAAGTCTCGAATTTGACTCCGCGCGAAGGATCGTAATTGGAGAAAGCCTCTATCAAGCCGATAACACCGGTATTGATCAGGTCTCCAATTTCGACTGATTTCGGAAAACCGACTGCCATCCGGCTGGCAACATTTCTCACTAGCGGAAGGTACTGTGAGATCAACTGGTCGCGCGCTTCCGGAGAGCCGGTTTGATTGTACGCCTCCCAAATTGCTTCCTTAGCTTTCATAAAGAATCGTTCCTTGATACTATGCGTGATGGATTGGTTACTCTATTACCAGGTTCCCCTGCATACTTTTTCACATTTCTTTTATCGGATTTGTGGGCCTGAGAGCTTAACATTAAATCGGAATTTATCTTATCCTCTTTAACCTCTGGCTTATTTTTTTCCGATGCCGGGGAATCTTCAAAAATACCCATAAGGGCGTTTTGCATATGTTTAAGAAATATACAGCTCTGGCCATCCTCCCGTAACAGGCTCTGTCTCATAAGGATAGACCGCAGGCTCTGATCATACGGGAGCCACAGGCTGTATTTTAGTTCAAGACCGAGAAAAGTATCTGCCATACGGCTGAATTTCTCGGCAGTGTTTTCACCTTCCTGCCCGGACTGGACCATATTTACCACCAGCACGAACTGCTGGATGGAGGTATTTTGGGCGGCGTTTTTCAAGACCGCGTAGCCGTCAGCCAGGGACGCCAGTTCAGGTGTCACTACAACCATAAACTCGTCGGCCAGAGAGGTAAAACTCTCGGTCCGGCTGGAAATACCGGCGGCGGTATCGAAAATGACCAGGTCGTAATCCTGGTGCAAACCGGAAAGTGCGAGTTTGAGATTGTTGTTTTCCGGATTATACTTGATTTGACTTTCGCTCAAGCCCGAGGCGGCTGGAAGAAGATCGAGGTTTTTTCCGACTTTAACCAGCACGTCGGCAAGAGCGCATTCTCCCGCCAGGAGATTTTCAACGGTGACTTCGGGAACAGAGTTGGTCAGAATATGCTGTGACCCGAGGCCCAGGTCGGTGTCGACCAGAAGCACCCTGCGGCCCGCAAAAGACAGCATATGCGCCATGCCCAGCGCTATGACCGACTTGCCCACGCCCCCTTTGCCGGAGGAAACCGCCCAGACAGGAGGTAGATTGAACCTTCTGTTAACTGAGTTCGGCATTATGATCCTCCAGGTTTTCGAACAATTTCGCGGACAATTGAGTCAGGCTGGCAATCTGCAGATCACTGCTCAGGTTACGGCCCCATCCGAAGTACGACAGCTTCATCTTCAGGTAAGCCGCAATATTGAACGGCAGTCCATACGACTGGGTCTGATCCAGAAATGTGATCGCCACTTGAGTCGGTCCCAGCGGCTCATAGAAATCGAGCCAGTTGACGACTTCCGACCAGCGGCTGTAGGCCGGCAGAACGAGGTGGATCTCATCCGGATTGAACAGGTCCAGCTTGGTGATCATCTTGTCCAGATCTTTATTGGACCCGAATGGCAATCCCTTGGTATCGGCCAGGACGACATTAAATTCCTTTTCTTCTTCCTCATCCGGATCGAGCCAGTCGGCTTCCTCGATATGCTGAACCTTAAGAAGCCGGGCATAGATTTCCATATCCTGCGATGCGGTCGGTTTGTAGTCATCCAGGTTCACCAGTGTCGTCTTGACGTTTTGCTGAAACACCAGACGGGCACCTACTTTTGCCAGAAGCGAGCTCTTCCCGCATCCGGGAGGGCCGATAAAGGCTACCTTGTGGCAACCCGTAGCAAACATCCGTACCGGTTGCGGCTTTTCACACATTGACAGGAGTTTGACGCGCAGAAGCTCGAGGTTGCGAATGTAATTGCGCTGTTCCTCTTCAGTGGCTTCGGCAAACAAACGCGCGATCAGGTCCTGCTCCAGATCCTGACGTGACAGGTAAGAACAGACCGGTTTGGCCTCGGTCGGCGCTTGTAGAAGCGTCTTGATCTCTTTCTGGGATTCGATCAGGTAAGAGATATCTTTTTCAAATCTCCTGATCACCAGACCGACATCGGACAAAAGCCTGCGATCCTCACTGGTCAGCCTGTGCGCCTTTTTGTCTTCTTCCGCTTTGGTGCGGCTCTTCAGGGGCACATCGCGACCAGCGGTGATCTCAAACCTTTTGATTGGTCTTGAACCCGGTATGCCCTTGTCCTCGAATACTCGCGTATTGAGTATTACGGCATCGGTACCGAGTTCCTTTTTCACCTGTTGCATGGCTTCCTGCATGGAGCCAGCTTGAAAGTTTTTAATCTGCATTCTCTATCTCCACTACTCCGATTGAATGAACTTCTACTTCAGGTAAGATTTCGTTATAAGAGAGCACCACTAACTGTCGCAGGCTGGGACTCAGGAACTTCCACAGGGCAAGCCTGAGATTGGCGGCCACCAAAAAGATCGGAGGTTCGCCCAATGAGGTGAATTTCTCCGCCTGCTTGACACAGGAGTTGATGACCTTTTCGCCCAGCTCGGGCGGAAGGATCAGGCTCAGACCGGATTTCTGGATATTGACAGAATCAGCCAATATCTTTTCCAGACCTGGATCGAGTGTCAACACCTTCAGGTTGCCGTCCAGGCTTAGATACTGGTCTGTTATAATCCGGCGCATCGAGAAACGGCAGTACTCGGCCAAAAGATCAGCATCCTTGGACTGCGGTCCGTAGTCGTTTAATGTCTCCAGGATGCTCTGCAGATCCTTGATCGGAATCCTTTCGCGCAGAAGATTCTGGAGGACTTTCTGGAGCACGCCCAGGCTGACAATTTCCGGGATCGTTTCCGTAACCACCGCGGGATAGTCTTTCTTAGCGATCTCGAGCAGGTTCTGCACATCCTGGCGCGACATGATTTCAGCCGCATGTTGCTTAATTATTTCAGTCAGGTGCGTGGCGATGACTGAGGAAGTCTCCACTACAGTATAGCCCTTCATCTCGGCCATTTCCTTGTAGTTCGGGATGATCCACTTGGATTTCAGTCCGAAGGCCGGATCGACAGTCTTGAAGCCTTCGAGATCATCCTCAGCGGAGCCAGAATTGATCGCCAAGAGGTGATCCATCATCAATTCATAGCCGTCTATCTTTACACCTTTGAGCTTGATTATATACTGGTTCGGTTTGAGTTGGATATTGTCACGGATTCTGATCGGCGGTACGATCATCCCCATATCGGATGCGATCTGCCTGCGGATCATGCCCACCCTCTCGAGCAGGTCACCGCCCTGCGAGCTGTCTACCAGAGGAATCAGGCCATAGCCTATTTCGATCTCGAGCGTATCGAGTCGCAGGAAATCTTCCGCCTGAGCCTGCGGTTCCGAATCATCTTCAGGCTTGTGGATCTCTTCCTCTGCCGCCCTCTCGGCCTTATCAGCTTTTTGTGTGCGCAGAAGCA
Coding sequences:
- a CDS encoding AAA family ATPase, giving the protein MPNSVNRRFNLPPVWAVSSGKGGVGKSVIALGMAHMLSFAGRRVLLVDTDLGLGSQHILTNSVPEVTVENLLAGECALADVLVKVGKNLDLLPAASGLSESQIKYNPENNNLKLALSGLHQDYDLVIFDTAAGISSRTESFTSLADEFMVVVTPELASLADGYAVLKNAAQNTSIQQFVLVVNMVQSGQEGENTAEKFSRMADTFLGLELKYSLWLPYDQSLRSILMRQSLLREDGQSCIFLKHMQNALMGIFEDSPASEKNKPEVKEDKINSDLMLSSQAHKSDKRNVKKYAGEPGNRVTNPSRIVSRNDSL
- the flhA gene encoding flagellar biosynthesis protein FlhA, with the translated sequence MAKKRKGILSQLSSQADIVMGVAVIGIVLILVIPTAPGMLDVLLSFNIAFALVILLTTMFINKPMELSVFPGLLLVVTLLRLALNVASTRLILGDAYAGEVIYAFGNFVVKGNYVVGLIIFLILVIIQFVVITKGATRISEVAARFTLDAMPGKQMAIDADLNAGLIDEREALKRREQITNEADFYGAMDGASKFVRGDAVAGIIITTINIVGGLIIGALQRGMDLSEALTTYTLLTVGDGLVTQIPALIVSTSAGILVTRAAAKANLGEDLLSQLSNRPRAILTTSGILFLFAVMPGLPTLPFGFLGVLIGLFGFLLLRTQKADKAERAAEEEIHKPEDDSEPQAQAEDFLRLDTLEIEIGYGLIPLVDSSQGGDLLERVGMIRRQIASDMGMIVPPIRIRDNIQLKPNQYIIKLKGVKIDGYELMMDHLLAINSGSAEDDLEGFKTVDPAFGLKSKWIIPNYKEMAEMKGYTVVETSSVIATHLTEIIKQHAAEIMSRQDVQNLLEIAKKDYPAVVTETIPEIVSLGVLQKVLQNLLRERIPIKDLQSILETLNDYGPQSKDADLLAEYCRFSMRRIITDQYLSLDGNLKVLTLDPGLEKILADSVNIQKSGLSLILPPELGEKVINSCVKQAEKFTSLGEPPIFLVAANLRLALWKFLSPSLRQLVVLSYNEILPEVEVHSIGVVEIENAD
- a CDS encoding FliA/WhiG family RNA polymerase sigma factor, which translates into the protein MKAKEAIWEAYNQTGSPEARDQLISQYLPLVRNVASRMAVGFPKSVEIGDLINTGVIGLIEAFSNYDPSRGVKFETYAVPRIRGAILDELRSLDWVPRSTRARTRVIERAMVKLEAQLGRSPNDTELATELKISLADLHKAMDDSNSTVLLSLDEMIFREEDNRQIPRVETIHAESKDSILNAIEKDELRAYLTIAISNLTEQEKLVIALYYYEELTLKEIGEVMTISESRVSQIHTKAVMKLRGMVREKFALT